The following are encoded together in the Citrobacter arsenatis genome:
- the tcyJ gene encoding cystine ABC transporter substrate-binding protein — protein sequence MKLALLGRQALMSVMAVALVAGMSVKTYADEGLLNKVKERGTLLVGLEGTYPPFSFQGDDGKLTGFEVEFAEELAKHLGVKATLKPTKWDGMLASLDSKRIDVVINQVTISDERKKKYDFSTPYTVSGIQALVKKGNEGVIKTAADLKGKKVGVGLGTNYEEWLRQNVQGVDIRTYDDDPTKYQDLRVGRIDAILVDRLAALDLVKKTKDTLAVTGEAFSRQESGVALRKGNEDLLKAVDAAIAEMQKDGSLKALSEKWFGADVTK from the coding sequence ATGAAATTAGCACTTCTGGGACGTCAGGCTCTGATGAGTGTAATGGCTGTTGCACTTGTCGCCGGAATGAGCGTAAAGACTTATGCAGATGAGGGTCTGTTAAATAAAGTTAAAGAGCGTGGCACGCTGCTGGTAGGCCTGGAAGGCACCTATCCTCCGTTTAGTTTTCAGGGTGACGACGGCAAGCTGACCGGTTTTGAAGTGGAGTTCGCTGAAGAACTGGCCAAGCATCTTGGCGTGAAAGCGACACTGAAGCCGACCAAGTGGGACGGTATGCTGGCCTCTCTTGATTCCAAGCGCATTGACGTGGTCATTAACCAGGTGACCATCTCTGACGAACGTAAGAAAAAATACGATTTCTCTACCCCGTATACTGTCTCTGGTATCCAGGCGCTGGTGAAGAAAGGCAATGAAGGCGTTATTAAGACTGCTGCCGATCTGAAAGGTAAAAAAGTCGGTGTTGGTCTGGGTACCAACTATGAAGAGTGGCTGCGCCAGAACGTGCAGGGCGTGGATATTCGTACCTATGATGATGACCCGACCAAATATCAGGATCTGCGTGTAGGTCGTATCGACGCCATTCTGGTTGACCGTCTGGCGGCGCTGGATCTGGTGAAGAAAACCAAGGATACGCTGGCTGTGACCGGTGAAGCATTCTCCCGCCAGGAGTCCGGCGTGGCGCTGCGCAAAGGCAATGAAGATCTGCTGAAAGCGGTTGATGCAGCCATTGCTGAAATGCAGAAAGACGGCTCGCTGAAAGCCTTGTCAGAAAAATGGTTTGGAGCAGATGTGACGAAATAA
- the fliT gene encoding flagella biosynthesis regulatory protein FliT — MTSAVEFINRWQRIALLSHSMLELAQRGEWDLLLEQEVTYLQSIEVVMEEQTPPGITRSIQDLVAGYIKQTLDNEQLLKTLLQQRLDELSNLIGQSTRQKTLNNAYGRLSGMLLVPDAPTAPQ; from the coding sequence ATGACCTCAGCCGTGGAGTTTATCAACCGTTGGCAGCGCATCGCGCTACTCAGTCACTCAATGCTGGAACTGGCGCAGCGCGGTGAATGGGACCTTTTACTGGAACAGGAAGTTACCTATCTGCAAAGTATTGAAGTGGTCATGGAAGAGCAAACTCCACCTGGCATTACGCGAAGTATTCAGGATTTAGTGGCCGGGTACATTAAACAGACGCTGGATAACGAGCAACTGCTCAAAACATTGTTGCAGCAGCGCCTGGACGAACTCAGCAATCTTATCGGTCAGTCGACGCGTCAAAAGACGTTGAATAACGCCTATGGTCGTCTTTCCGGCATGCTGTTAGTCCCCGACGCACCCACTGCCCCACAATAA
- the fliA gene encoding RNA polymerase sigma factor FliA, translating to MNSLYTAEGVMDKHSLWQRYVPLVRHEALRLQVRLPASVELDDLLQAGGIGLLNAVDRYDALQGTAFTTYAVQRIRGAMLDELRSRDWVPRSVRRNAREVAQAMGQLEQELGRNATETEVAERLAIPVQEYRQMLLDTNNSQLFSYDEWREEHGDSIELVTEEHQQENPLQQLLEGNLRQRVMEAIEALPEREKLVLTLYYQEELNLKEIGAVLEVGESRVSQLHSQAIKRLRTKLGKL from the coding sequence GTGAATTCACTGTATACCGCTGAAGGTGTAATGGATAAACACTCGCTGTGGCAGCGTTATGTACCGTTGGTGCGTCACGAAGCATTGCGCCTTCAGGTGCGTTTGCCGGCGAGCGTAGAACTGGATGACCTGCTACAAGCGGGCGGCATCGGGTTATTGAATGCAGTTGACCGATATGACGCTTTGCAAGGAACGGCATTTACCACTTACGCAGTGCAGCGTATTCGTGGAGCGATGCTGGACGAACTACGTAGCCGGGATTGGGTGCCGCGTAGCGTTCGGCGCAATGCTCGCGAAGTGGCACAGGCGATGGGACAACTGGAACAGGAATTAGGGCGTAACGCGACGGAAACCGAAGTGGCGGAGCGTCTGGCTATTCCTGTGCAAGAGTATCGTCAGATGTTGCTTGATACCAATAACAGCCAGCTCTTCTCCTATGACGAGTGGCGGGAAGAGCATGGCGATAGTATTGAGCTGGTGACGGAAGAACATCAGCAGGAAAACCCGTTACAACAGCTACTTGAGGGTAACCTCCGCCAGCGCGTGATGGAAGCGATCGAGGCGTTGCCGGAGCGCGAAAAGCTGGTGTTAACGCTGTACTACCAGGAAGAGCTGAATCTGAAAGAGATTGGCGCGGTACTGGAAGTGGGTGAATCACGGGTCAGCCAGTTGCACAGTCAGGCCATCAAACGTCTACGCACCAAGCTGGGTAAGCTATAG
- a CDS encoding flagellin, with protein MAQVINTNSLSLLTQNNLNKSQSTLSSAIERLSSGLRINSAKDDAAGQAIANRFTANIKGLTQASRNANDGISIAQTTEGALNEINNNLQRVRELTVQATNGSNSDSDLTSIQNEITQRLGEIDRVSGQTQFNGVKVLAQDNTLKIQVGANDGETISIDLKKIDTQSLGVSDFRVNGAQKATASDLISKFGATGTDNYSATVGGAAATVNVDVKSQTVTSGGNALYVSAADGSLVTTATVANTASTVYTTTSTDNASATSMATLGANTKVGEKFSFDGMEFTKTAEGTDPTFGNGTYTAKVDGKTVTFTIAASSDASGTDAEVKTDVALYTSQNGTLTTAATTANKAATVTDLQNANATKTGSTLKASGATYDVDVDGNVTTGAGANKKTMYVTTDKNGSAKLVNEDVAKASTSTADPLAVLDKALAQVDALRSDLGAVQNRFDSTITNLGNTVNNLTSARSRIEDADYATEVSNMSKAQILQQAGTSVLAQANQVPQNVLSLLR; from the coding sequence ATGGCACAAGTCATCAATACAAACAGCCTGTCGCTGTTGACCCAGAACAACCTGAACAAATCTCAGTCCACTCTGAGCTCCGCTATCGAACGTCTGTCCTCTGGTCTGCGTATCAACAGCGCGAAAGACGATGCTGCTGGTCAGGCGATCGCTAACCGCTTCACCGCAAACATCAAAGGTCTGACTCAGGCTTCCCGTAACGCTAACGACGGTATCTCCATCGCGCAGACCACTGAAGGCGCGCTGAACGAAATCAACAACAACCTGCAGCGTGTACGTGAACTGACCGTTCAGGCAACTAACGGTTCTAACTCCGATAGCGACCTGACCTCCATCCAGAACGAAATCACTCAGCGTCTGGGCGAAATTGACCGCGTATCCGGTCAGACTCAGTTCAACGGCGTGAAAGTACTGGCTCAGGATAACACCCTGAAAATTCAGGTTGGCGCTAACGACGGCGAAACTATCTCCATCGACCTGAAAAAAATCGATACTCAGAGCCTGGGTGTATCTGATTTCCGCGTGAACGGTGCGCAGAAAGCCACTGCCAGCGATCTGATCTCCAAGTTTGGTGCTACTGGTACTGATAACTACAGCGCTACCGTTGGCGGTGCTGCGGCGACGGTTAATGTTGATGTTAAATCCCAAACTGTAACTTCAGGTGGTAATGCTCTGTATGTCAGCGCGGCTGATGGTAGTCTGGTGACTACAGCGACTGTAGCGAACACAGCATCTACTGTCTATACAACAACATCAACTGACAACGCCAGTGCAACGAGTATGGCAACTTTGGGTGCTAATACCAAAGTTGGTGAGAAATTCAGTTTTGACGGTATGGAGTTTACTAAAACTGCTGAAGGTACCGATCCAACATTTGGTAATGGTACCTATACTGCGAAAGTTGATGGTAAAACTGTCACTTTCACCATTGCAGCATCATCTGATGCCTCTGGTACCGATGCTGAAGTGAAAACTGACGTGGCTTTATATACCAGCCAGAATGGTACACTGACAACTGCAGCAACTACCGCAAACAAAGCCGCTACCGTTACCGATTTGCAGAATGCGAACGCAACCAAAACTGGCAGCACGCTGAAAGCGAGTGGCGCTACCTATGACGTGGATGTTGATGGCAATGTAACTACCGGCGCTGGCGCGAATAAGAAAACCATGTATGTTACTACCGATAAAAACGGTAGCGCTAAACTGGTTAACGAAGACGTTGCTAAAGCAAGCACCAGTACTGCAGATCCGCTGGCTGTTCTTGATAAAGCTCTGGCACAGGTTGATGCGCTGCGTTCTGACCTCGGTGCGGTACAGAACCGTTTCGACTCTACCATCACTAACCTGGGTAACACCGTTAACAACCTGACTTCTGCACGTAGCCGTATCGAAGATGCTGACTACGCGACCGAAGTGTCCAACATGTCCAAAGCACAGATCCTGCAACAAGCAGGTACCTCTGTACTGGCACAGGCCAACCAGGTTCCGCAGAACGTTCTGTCTCTGCTGCGTTAA
- the amyA gene encoding alpha-amylase codes for MKNPTLLQYFHWYYPDGGQLWPELAERAGGLNDIGINMVWLPPAYKGASGGYSVGYDSYDLFDLGEFDQKGTVATKYGDKYQLLAAIDALKHNDIAVLLDVVVNHKMGADEKENIRVQRVNADDRTQIDEEVVECEGWTRYTFPARAGQYSQFIWDFKCFSGIDHIENPTEDGIFKIVNDYTGEGWNDQVDDELGNFDYLMGENIDFRNHAVTEEIKYWARWVMEQTQCDGFRLDAVKHIPAWFYKEWIEHVQEVAPKPLFIVAEYWSHEVDKLQTYINQVEGKTMLFDAPLQMKFHEASRQGRDYDMSQIFTDTLVEADPFHAVTLVANHDTQPLQALEAPVEPWFKPLAYALILLRENGVPSVFYPDLYGAHYEDTGGDGETYPIDMPIIEQLDELILARQRFAHGVQTLFFDHPNCIAFSRSGTDDDPGCVVVLSNGDDGEKTINLGANYGNKTWRDYLGNREESVVTDENGEATFFCNGGSVSVWVIEDVL; via the coding sequence ATGAAAAATCCCACGTTATTGCAGTACTTCCACTGGTATTACCCTGATGGCGGTCAACTCTGGCCCGAGCTTGCCGAACGCGCAGGCGGGCTGAATGACATCGGCATCAATATGGTGTGGCTGCCTCCCGCCTATAAAGGCGCATCCGGCGGCTATTCTGTTGGCTATGATTCCTACGATCTGTTTGATCTGGGCGAATTCGATCAGAAGGGAACCGTCGCCACCAAATATGGCGATAAATACCAGCTGCTGGCAGCGATAGACGCGCTAAAACACAATGATATTGCCGTCCTGCTCGACGTGGTGGTCAACCACAAAATGGGTGCGGATGAGAAAGAAAACATACGCGTCCAGCGGGTTAACGCTGACGATCGCACGCAAATAGACGAGGAAGTAGTCGAGTGCGAGGGCTGGACGCGTTACACCTTCCCTGCCCGCGCAGGCCAGTATTCACAATTCATTTGGGACTTTAAATGCTTCAGCGGCATTGACCACATCGAGAACCCAACCGAAGACGGCATTTTTAAAATCGTTAACGACTACACCGGCGAAGGCTGGAACGATCAGGTTGATGATGAGTTGGGTAATTTTGATTATCTGATGGGCGAAAACATTGATTTCCGTAATCACGCGGTCACCGAGGAGATCAAATACTGGGCGCGTTGGGTGATGGAGCAAACCCAGTGCGACGGCTTTCGTTTAGATGCCGTGAAACATATTCCGGCATGGTTTTATAAAGAGTGGATTGAGCACGTCCAGGAAGTTGCCCCCAAGCCACTGTTTATCGTCGCGGAATACTGGTCCCACGAGGTCGACAAGCTGCAGACCTACATTAATCAGGTGGAGGGGAAAACCATGCTGTTCGACGCCCCTTTGCAGATGAAATTCCACGAGGCCTCCCGGCAGGGACGCGATTACGACATGAGCCAGATTTTCACCGACACCCTGGTGGAGGCCGATCCGTTTCATGCCGTCACGCTGGTTGCCAATCACGACACCCAACCCTTACAGGCGCTCGAAGCCCCCGTCGAGCCGTGGTTTAAGCCGCTGGCCTATGCGCTGATCCTGCTGCGGGAAAACGGCGTACCGTCGGTGTTTTACCCTGACCTCTACGGGGCGCATTACGAAGACACCGGCGGCGATGGCGAAACCTATCCTATCGACATGCCGATCATTGAACAGCTTGATGAACTGATCCTCGCACGCCAACGCTTCGCGCACGGAGTACAGACGCTCTTTTTCGATCATCCTAACTGTATCGCTTTTAGCCGCAGCGGAACGGACGACGATCCCGGCTGCGTGGTGGTGCTGTCCAACGGCGATGATGGGGAAAAGACAATTAATCTCGGTGCGAATTACGGCAATAAAACCTGGCGTGACTATCTGGGAAATCGCGAGGAAAGCGTGGTCACCGATGAAAACGGTGAAGCAACGTTTTTCTGTAACGGCGGTAGCGTCAGCGTGTGGGTGATTGAGGACGTGTTGTAA
- the fliS gene encoding flagellar export chaperone FliS: protein MYTASGTKAYAQVSIESGVMSASPHQLIEMLFDGANSALVRARLFMQQGDIVAKGEAISKAINIIDNGLKAGLDQENGGEIATNLSSLYDYMIRRLLQANLRNDCQAIEEVEGLLGNIAEAWKQISPKASSQESR, encoded by the coding sequence ATGTATACCGCGAGCGGTACCAAAGCCTATGCACAGGTCAGCATAGAGAGTGGCGTGATGAGCGCCAGCCCACATCAGCTGATCGAAATGTTGTTTGATGGTGCGAACAGCGCCCTGGTGCGCGCTCGCCTGTTTATGCAACAGGGTGATATCGTCGCCAAAGGCGAGGCCATCAGTAAAGCCATTAACATTATCGACAATGGCCTGAAGGCTGGGCTGGATCAAGAGAATGGCGGCGAAATCGCCACCAACCTGTCTTCTCTGTATGACTATATGATCCGCCGTTTACTGCAAGCTAACTTGCGCAATGATTGTCAGGCTATTGAAGAAGTCGAAGGGTTGCTCGGCAACATTGCAGAAGCCTGGAAACAGATCTCACCAAAAGCATCTTCCCAGGAGTCTCGTTAA
- the fliZ gene encoding flagella biosynthesis regulatory protein FliZ has product MTVQQSKRRPLSRYLKDFKHSQTHCAHCFKLLDRITLVRRGQIVNKIAIARLDTLLNEAEWEQEKKEWVALCRFCGDLHCKEQSDFFDIIGFKQFLFEQTEMSHGTVREYVVRLRRLGNHLTEQNISHDLLQEGFLDENLAPWLPETSTNNYRIALRKYEQFKAHTHMGHMQKSSWTASSDIY; this is encoded by the coding sequence ATGACGGTGCAGCAATCAAAAAGACGGCCTCTAAGCCGCTACCTCAAAGATTTCAAACACAGCCAGACGCATTGCGCCCATTGCTTTAAGCTGCTCGACCGGATCACGCTGGTTCGCCGCGGGCAAATTGTGAATAAAATCGCCATCGCCCGCCTGGACACGTTGCTGAATGAAGCTGAGTGGGAACAGGAGAAAAAAGAGTGGGTGGCGCTGTGCCGTTTTTGCGGTGATTTGCACTGCAAAGAGCAGAGCGATTTTTTTGATATCATCGGTTTTAAACAATTTTTATTTGAGCAAACCGAAATGAGCCACGGCACGGTACGTGAATACGTTGTCCGCTTGCGCCGCCTCGGGAATCATCTGACCGAACAAAATATCTCTCATGACCTGCTGCAGGAAGGGTTCCTCGACGAAAACCTTGCCCCGTGGCTGCCGGAAACCAGCACCAACAATTACCGCATCGCCTTGCGCAAGTATGAGCAGTTTAAAGCTCATACGCATATGGGACATATGCAGAAATCCTCCTGGACAGCCAGTTCTGATATATATTAA
- the fliD gene encoding flagellar filament capping protein FliD — protein sequence MPSFTSLGVGSNLPLDTLLTNLTTAEKKRLTPITQQQSTNTARLTAYGTLKSALEKFQTANTTLNSADLFKSTTVTSSTEDLTATTTAGAAPGTYMISVTQLAQAQSLSTKSGISSVKEALGDTSSDSRTIKIEQKGRKEPLEIKLSKDQTSLEGIRDAINDADSGISASIVKVKENDYQLVLTADSGVDNKMTISVSGDSKLNDLLAYDSTAGSGNMKQLVEAKNALLKVNGIDIERPSNTITDAPQGVTLNLTKEVTDARITVTKSNEKATEAIKGWVDAYNSLLDTFSTLTKYTEVDPGAETQDTNNGALLGDSAVRTIQTGIRAQFANGASDGAFKTLGEIGITTDGTTGKLKIDDTKLEKALKDNTAATRQLLVGDGKETGITTKIATEVKGYLADDGIIDVAQDNINATLKKLTKQYLAVSNSIDDTVARYKAQFTQLDSMMSKLNSTSNYLGQQFTAMSNS from the coding sequence ATGCCTTCATTTACTTCATTGGGCGTCGGCTCAAACTTACCACTGGATACATTGCTAACAAACCTGACTACTGCTGAAAAAAAACGTTTAACCCCAATTACTCAACAGCAGAGTACGAATACGGCCAGATTAACCGCCTACGGCACGCTAAAAAGCGCGCTGGAAAAATTCCAGACGGCAAATACAACGCTGAACAGCGCCGATCTGTTTAAAAGCACAACCGTAACCAGCAGTACAGAAGATCTGACGGCCACAACCACTGCCGGCGCAGCGCCGGGGACCTATATGATCAGCGTAACGCAACTGGCGCAGGCGCAATCATTAAGTACCAAAAGCGGTATCAGTTCGGTGAAAGAGGCGTTAGGTGATACCTCCTCCGACAGTCGCACCATTAAAATTGAGCAAAAAGGCCGCAAAGAACCGCTGGAAATCAAACTCAGCAAAGACCAAACGTCGCTGGAAGGGATCCGTGATGCCATTAACGACGCCGACAGCGGTATTTCCGCCAGCATCGTTAAAGTTAAAGAAAATGATTATCAGTTGGTGTTAACAGCCGATAGCGGTGTCGATAATAAGATGACCATTTCCGTCAGCGGCGACAGTAAGCTCAATGATTTACTGGCCTACGACAGCACCGCCGGCAGCGGAAATATGAAACAGCTGGTGGAAGCGAAAAATGCACTGTTGAAAGTTAACGGCATTGATATTGAACGCCCCAGTAACACCATTACCGATGCCCCGCAGGGCGTGACGCTGAATCTGACTAAAGAAGTGACCGACGCGCGGATCACCGTCACCAAGAGCAATGAAAAAGCGACAGAAGCGATCAAAGGTTGGGTTGATGCCTACAACTCGCTGCTGGATACGTTTTCAACGCTGACCAAATACACTGAAGTTGATCCTGGTGCCGAAACTCAGGACACGAATAATGGTGCGCTGCTCGGCGACAGCGCGGTGCGTACTATTCAGACAGGCATACGCGCCCAGTTTGCCAACGGCGCCAGCGACGGTGCGTTTAAAACGTTGGGCGAAATCGGTATTACCACCGACGGTACCACAGGCAAGCTGAAGATTGACGACACTAAGCTCGAAAAAGCGCTGAAAGATAATACCGCGGCGACGCGTCAATTGCTGGTTGGTGATGGTAAAGAAACCGGTATTACCACCAAAATTGCCACCGAGGTAAAAGGTTACCTGGCCGATGACGGCATTATCGACGTTGCCCAGGACAATATTAACGCCACGCTGAAAAAGCTGACCAAACAGTATCTGGCCGTCAGTAACAGCATCGACGATACCGTCGCACGCTATAAAGCGCAGTTTACGCAGCTTGATAGCATGATGAGCAAACTGAACAGCACCAGTAACTATCTGGGCCAGCAATTTACGGCGATGAGTAATTCCTGA